A genome region from Mycobacterium florentinum includes the following:
- a CDS encoding vWA domain-containing protein produces the protein MEPKGSILLVYFVADESGSMGHNIGDLNDGLASLHDALQRESFAAAKVRLSVIGFSDTAFTYLEPADLRFLQGMPVLTAQSLTSYAAAFDQLSYRISVDVPSLKAQGYTVHRPAVFFLTDGLPNGNEDWRAVRARLLAQPAAPNILAFGIGDADAATVSELATKPHFAFVAARGVDTGAAISEFLTSLTQSVISSGQALASGSAELQFEKPEGFTLAVDIV, from the coding sequence GTGGAACCTAAGGGATCGATTCTGCTGGTCTATTTCGTCGCCGACGAGTCTGGCTCCATGGGCCACAATATCGGCGACCTCAACGACGGCCTGGCCTCACTGCACGACGCCCTACAACGAGAATCATTCGCCGCAGCCAAAGTCCGACTCTCGGTGATCGGGTTCTCCGACACCGCCTTCACCTACCTCGAACCCGCCGATCTGCGCTTCCTGCAAGGCATGCCGGTGCTAACAGCGCAAAGCCTGACCTCCTATGCCGCAGCCTTCGACCAACTGTCCTACCGCATCAGCGTCGATGTCCCCAGCCTCAAAGCCCAGGGCTACACCGTGCACCGGCCCGCGGTGTTCTTCTTGACCGACGGCCTGCCCAACGGCAACGAAGACTGGCGCGCAGTACGCGCCCGACTGCTCGCCCAGCCCGCGGCCCCCAACATCTTGGCCTTCGGCATCGGAGACGCCGACGCAGCCACCGTCAGCGAGCTGGCCACCAAACCCCACTTCGCGTTCGTCGCCGCCCGCGGCGTCGACACCGGCGCGGCGATCTCCGAATTCCTCACCTCCCTGACCCAATCGGTCATCAGCTCCGGACAAGCCCTCGCCTCGGGCTCAGCAGAACTGCAATTCGAAAAGCCGGAGGGCTTCACCCTCGCCGTCGACATCGTCTAA